In Lysinibacillus sp. FSL M8-0337, the following proteins share a genomic window:
- the purD gene encoding phosphoribosylamine--glycine ligase: protein MNVLVIGSGGREHAIAKQFSISPSVKKVFVAPGNDGMREDVEVVAIDTMDFAGLAQFAKENEVDLTFVGPEQPLAEGIVDFFTQRGLRVFGPTKAAAQIESSKSYAKDIMNKYHIPTAAHATFTESEKAIDYIKAQGAPIVIKADGLAAGKGVVVAMTEEEAIDAVQDMIGNQRFGESSSRVVIEEFLDGEEFSFMSFVHKEQIYPMVIAQDHKRAYDGDKGPNTGGMGAYSPVPQISQDVVDVAYRTVVEPTVKGMEADGVSFTGILYAGLILTKTGPKVIEFNARFGDPETQVVLPRMQSDFGAFMNALMEEKPFDLQWSNEAMLGVVIAAEGYPGDVEKGNALPNLETLSASHAVYHAGTKFVDGKYVGNGGRVLLVAAKASTLQEAQEKVYAGIATVEWNNFFYRKDIGWRTFK from the coding sequence ATGAACGTATTAGTTATAGGAAGTGGCGGTCGTGAGCATGCAATTGCCAAACAATTTAGCATTTCTCCGTCCGTAAAAAAAGTATTCGTAGCGCCAGGTAATGATGGGATGCGAGAAGATGTAGAAGTTGTTGCGATTGACACAATGGATTTTGCAGGACTTGCACAATTTGCAAAAGAAAACGAAGTAGATTTAACATTTGTTGGTCCAGAGCAACCACTTGCAGAAGGGATTGTTGATTTCTTTACGCAACGTGGCTTACGCGTATTTGGTCCAACGAAGGCAGCAGCGCAAATTGAAAGTAGTAAATCATATGCCAAAGATATTATGAATAAATATCATATTCCTACGGCTGCACATGCAACATTTACAGAATCAGAAAAAGCGATTGACTATATTAAAGCCCAAGGTGCACCAATTGTTATTAAGGCAGATGGCTTAGCGGCTGGTAAAGGTGTAGTAGTAGCTATGACAGAAGAAGAAGCGATTGATGCCGTACAGGATATGATCGGGAATCAGCGTTTCGGGGAGTCTTCATCTCGTGTCGTGATTGAAGAATTCCTTGATGGTGAAGAATTCTCCTTTATGTCTTTTGTACATAAAGAACAAATTTATCCAATGGTGATTGCTCAAGACCATAAACGAGCATATGACGGCGATAAAGGGCCAAACACAGGTGGCATGGGTGCATATTCTCCTGTTCCACAAATATCGCAGGACGTAGTGGATGTCGCCTATCGAACAGTAGTTGAGCCGACTGTTAAAGGAATGGAAGCAGATGGGGTATCATTTACGGGTATTTTGTATGCAGGTCTCATTTTAACAAAAACGGGTCCTAAAGTAATCGAGTTCAATGCGCGCTTCGGTGATCCAGAAACTCAAGTCGTCCTGCCACGCATGCAATCCGATTTCGGTGCCTTTATGAACGCATTAATGGAGGAAAAACCATTTGATTTGCAATGGTCAAATGAAGCGATGTTAGGTGTTGTTATTGCTGCTGAAGGATATCCTGGTGATGTGGAAAAAGGAAATGCGTTACCGAACTTAGAAACATTATCAGCTTCACATGCAGTCTACCATGCAGGTACGAAGTTTGTAGATGGAAAGTATGTAGGGAATGGTGGGCGTGTTTTACTTGTCGCTGCAAAAGCATCTACCTTACAAGAAGCACAAGAAAAAGTGTATGCTGGTATTGCCACAGTTGAATGGAACAACTTCTTCTATCGCAAAGATATTGGCTGGCGTACATTTAAATAA
- the purM gene encoding phosphoribosylformylglycinamidine cyclo-ligase: MSKAYEQAGVNIEAGYEAVKRMKSHVERTNRLGVMGTFGGFGGMFDLSELNLKEPVLISGTDGVGTKLKLAFMVDKHDTIGVDCVAMCVNDIVAQGAEPLYFLDYVALGKAEPAKIEQIVKGVADGCVQSGAALIGGETAEMPGLYEEDEYDLAGFAVGACEKSAIVTGEKIVEGDVLVGLASSGVHSNGYSLVRKIVFADNGYAVDAVVEGFEDLGPIGEALLVPTKLYAKPVLAALKAADVHGCAHVTGGGFYENLPRMMPEGLATEIDLGSWPVLRIFEFLKEKGQLEDKDLYNVFNMGIGFVLAVPAAEADKVIATAEANGEKAYKIGRVVKGEGVVFNGSHDGSLV, from the coding sequence ATGTCAAAAGCATATGAACAAGCAGGTGTAAATATTGAAGCGGGCTACGAAGCTGTTAAACGAATGAAGTCTCACGTTGAACGTACGAATCGACTAGGTGTGATGGGTACATTTGGAGGCTTTGGTGGTATGTTTGACTTGTCAGAACTAAATCTTAAAGAACCTGTTTTAATTTCAGGGACAGATGGTGTTGGGACAAAATTAAAATTAGCTTTCATGGTAGACAAGCACGATACAATTGGCGTGGACTGTGTTGCTATGTGTGTAAATGATATTGTAGCGCAAGGTGCAGAACCACTTTACTTTTTAGATTACGTGGCACTTGGTAAAGCAGAACCAGCGAAAATCGAACAAATCGTCAAAGGTGTTGCAGATGGCTGCGTGCAATCTGGTGCTGCTTTAATCGGTGGTGAGACTGCGGAAATGCCAGGTCTTTATGAAGAAGATGAGTATGATTTAGCAGGATTTGCTGTAGGCGCTTGTGAAAAATCAGCAATCGTAACAGGTGAAAAAATCGTTGAAGGTGATGTGCTTGTTGGATTAGCGTCAAGTGGCGTCCATTCGAACGGCTATTCATTAGTGCGCAAAATCGTGTTTGCTGACAACGGCTATGCAGTGGATGCAGTTGTTGAAGGCTTCGAAGATTTAGGCCCAATTGGTGAAGCACTGTTAGTCCCAACTAAATTATATGCAAAACCAGTTCTAGCAGCATTAAAAGCGGCAGATGTACATGGTTGTGCACATGTAACAGGTGGCGGCTTCTATGAGAACTTACCACGTATGATGCCAGAAGGCTTAGCAACAGAAATTGACCTAGGTTCTTGGCCGGTTCTTCGTATTTTCGAATTTTTAAAAGAAAAAGGTCAGCTTGAAGATAAGGATTTATATAATGTCTTTAATATGGGCATTGGTTTCGTATTGGCTGTACCAGCAGCAGAAGCAGATAAAGTCATTGCTACAGCAGAAGCAAATGGTGAAAAAGCATACAAAATCGGTCGCGTTGTGAAAGGCGAGGGCGTTGTATTTAACGGCTCACATGATGGGAGCTTAGTGTAA
- the purL gene encoding phosphoribosylformylglycinamidine synthase subunit PurL, with amino-acid sequence MSTTKFEPTAQQIKDEKLYAGMGMSDEEFAMVEGILGRLPNWTETGLFSVMWSEHCSYKNSKPVLRKFPTKGPQVLQGPGEGAGIVDIGDEQAVVFKMESHNHPSAIEPYQGAATGVGGIIRDVFSMGARPIAMLNSLRFGELKSARGKYLFEEVVAGIAGYGNCIGIPTVGGEIQFDPCYEGNPLVNAMCVGLIDHKDIQRGIAAGVGNTVMYVGAKTGRDGIHGATFASEELTEESENQRPAVQVGDPFMEKLLLEACLEVVKSDALVGIQDMGAAGLTSSSAEMASKAGSGVEMNLDLVPQRETGMTAYEMMLSESQERMLLVVKKGREDEIKAIFDKYDLDAVAIGVVTDDKMLRLLHKGEVVANVPADALAEDAPVYHKPSAEPAYYAQFQAMDNAEPVVTDYKETLNALLKAPTIASKEWVYDQYDYQVRTSTVVAPGSDAAVIRVRGTNKGLAMTTDCNSRYIYLDPEVGGAIAVAEAARNIVATGGTPLAITDCLNFGNPEKPEIFWQIEKSADGISAACTALNAPVIGGNVSLYNERSGEAVYPTPTIGMVGLIEDLAHVTTQDVKAAGDVVFVIGETNTEFGGSELQKLLNNGVISGQAPAINLEVEAARQQALLKAIKAGLVQSAHDVAEGGLAVALAETTFGAQGLGIDVTLTGSATTALFSETQSRFVVTVKEENAAAFVETVKDAQKIGVVTNDALVKINGDNGVLVEGTVEEFRSNWKGAIPCLLNSEA; translated from the coding sequence ATGTCAACAACTAAGTTTGAGCCAACAGCACAGCAAATTAAAGATGAAAAGCTATACGCTGGAATGGGGATGTCAGACGAAGAATTTGCAATGGTAGAAGGTATTCTCGGTCGCCTACCAAACTGGACAGAGACAGGTCTTTTCTCAGTAATGTGGTCTGAACACTGCTCATATAAAAATTCAAAACCAGTATTACGTAAATTCCCAACAAAAGGGCCACAAGTATTACAAGGTCCTGGTGAAGGCGCAGGGATTGTAGATATTGGTGATGAGCAAGCCGTTGTATTTAAAATGGAATCACATAACCACCCTTCGGCAATCGAGCCGTATCAAGGTGCAGCAACAGGTGTTGGTGGTATTATTCGCGACGTATTCTCAATGGGTGCACGTCCAATTGCGATGCTAAACTCATTACGCTTCGGAGAGTTAAAATCTGCACGTGGTAAATATTTATTCGAAGAAGTAGTTGCTGGTATTGCTGGCTATGGTAACTGTATCGGGATTCCAACTGTTGGTGGCGAAATTCAATTCGACCCTTGCTACGAAGGTAATCCATTAGTAAACGCAATGTGCGTTGGGCTAATTGACCACAAGGATATTCAACGCGGTATTGCTGCGGGTGTAGGAAATACAGTGATGTACGTAGGAGCAAAAACAGGTCGTGACGGTATCCATGGAGCGACGTTTGCCTCTGAAGAATTAACAGAGGAATCAGAAAATCAACGTCCAGCTGTGCAAGTAGGGGACCCATTTATGGAAAAACTACTACTTGAAGCTTGTTTAGAAGTTGTAAAATCTGATGCGTTAGTTGGTATTCAAGATATGGGTGCTGCGGGTCTTACTTCATCTTCAGCAGAGATGGCTTCTAAAGCTGGTTCTGGTGTAGAAATGAACCTAGATTTAGTACCACAACGTGAAACAGGTATGACTGCATATGAGATGATGCTATCTGAATCTCAAGAACGTATGTTATTAGTCGTGAAAAAAGGTCGCGAAGATGAAATTAAAGCGATTTTCGATAAATATGATTTAGATGCAGTAGCAATTGGTGTTGTAACAGATGATAAAATGCTGCGTTTACTTCACAAAGGTGAAGTTGTAGCGAATGTACCAGCAGATGCATTAGCAGAAGATGCGCCAGTTTATCATAAGCCATCTGCTGAGCCTGCATACTACGCACAGTTCCAAGCAATGGACAATGCAGAACCAGTTGTAACAGATTATAAAGAAACGTTAAACGCATTGTTAAAAGCACCTACGATTGCTTCAAAAGAATGGGTTTACGATCAATACGATTATCAAGTTCGTACATCAACAGTTGTGGCACCTGGTTCAGATGCTGCAGTTATCCGTGTACGTGGCACAAATAAAGGCCTTGCGATGACAACAGACTGTAACTCTCGCTACATTTACCTTGATCCTGAAGTGGGCGGGGCGATTGCAGTAGCAGAAGCAGCGCGTAATATTGTCGCAACGGGTGGTACACCACTTGCTATTACAGACTGCTTAAACTTTGGTAATCCAGAGAAACCAGAAATTTTCTGGCAAATTGAAAAATCTGCCGATGGTATTTCAGCAGCATGTACTGCACTCAATGCACCAGTAATCGGTGGTAACGTTTCTTTATACAATGAACGTTCCGGAGAAGCAGTTTATCCAACACCAACAATCGGTATGGTAGGTCTAATCGAAGACTTAGCACATGTAACAACGCAAGATGTGAAAGCAGCTGGCGATGTAGTATTTGTTATCGGTGAAACGAATACTGAATTTGGTGGTTCAGAGCTTCAAAAATTATTAAATAACGGTGTCATCTCAGGGCAAGCACCTGCTATTAACCTAGAAGTAGAAGCAGCTCGTCAACAAGCATTGTTGAAAGCAATTAAAGCTGGACTTGTACAATCTGCACATGACGTAGCAGAAGGTGGTCTTGCTGTAGCACTTGCAGAAACGACATTTGGTGCACAAGGCTTAGGCATTGATGTGACACTAACAGGCTCTGCAACAACGGCTTTATTCAGTGAAACACAATCCCGTTTCGTTGTAACAGTCAAAGAAGAAAATGCAGCTGCATTTGTAGAAACTGTAAAAGATGCACAAAAAATCGGTGTCGTAACAAACGATGCGCTTGTTAAAATCAACGGTGACAACGGTGTGCTTGTAGAAGGTACAGTGGAGGAATTCCGTTCTAATTGGAAAGGAGCAATCCCATGCTTGCTGAACTCAGAGGCTTAA
- a CDS encoding adenine deaminase C-terminal domain-containing protein, translating to MDPVWKITELRQHLAVIDGKKSPNIVLKNARYLHSMLKQWVIGNIWIAGDRIVYAGEKMPPLIDGTEIVDCSDKTIVPGYIEPHVHPFQLYHPQSFADFCGQLGTTAFISDNLSFVLSLENKKAFSILDDLKKLPFSFYWWTRFDSQTEMEQEEEIFSNTSILEWLERDDVLLGGELTGWPRLLHGDDLMLYRMQMAKGYGKKIEGHFPGASERTLARMKLLGADGDHEAMTVEEVERRIMQGFAVTLRHSSIRPDLPNLLKGIVEKQLPIFDHLMMTTDGSTPSFHQDGVMDKCIQVALDAGVSPIDAYQMASYNVARYYNMSNLHGFIATGRFASLNILQDEYHPIPESVLSKGVWLKRDGERVHRFADIDYSAIPSFDLDFSLTSHDFQFSMPFGIELVNDVITKPYNSLITREGQLANHDESYLMLINRNGNWHVNTMIKGFATNVQGFASSYSNTGDILLIGKNKDDMQKAFEEMKAMRGGIVLVEKGEVVASVPLTIGGILYQGNMEELTVKELDLKQALAERGYRLGDAIYTLLFLQSTHLPYIRITPKGIFDVLKNKLLLPAVMR from the coding sequence ATGGATCCGGTATGGAAAATTACGGAATTGCGTCAGCATTTAGCTGTTATAGATGGCAAAAAATCGCCTAATATTGTCTTAAAAAATGCACGTTATTTACATAGCATGCTGAAACAATGGGTGATAGGGAATATTTGGATTGCAGGAGACCGTATCGTTTATGCGGGAGAAAAAATGCCTCCATTAATAGATGGAACAGAAATAGTGGATTGTTCGGATAAAACGATTGTACCTGGCTACATTGAACCACATGTTCATCCGTTCCAGTTGTATCATCCTCAATCCTTTGCTGATTTTTGTGGGCAACTTGGAACTACAGCTTTTATATCGGATAATTTAAGCTTCGTCTTATCTTTAGAAAACAAGAAAGCGTTTTCAATATTAGATGACTTAAAGAAATTACCGTTTTCGTTCTATTGGTGGACGCGCTTTGATTCACAAACTGAAATGGAGCAAGAGGAAGAAATTTTTTCAAACACTTCTATTTTAGAATGGTTAGAACGTGACGATGTATTGTTAGGTGGAGAGCTAACGGGTTGGCCACGCTTACTACATGGTGATGATTTAATGCTTTATCGCATGCAAATGGCGAAAGGATATGGCAAAAAGATTGAAGGTCATTTTCCAGGCGCATCAGAGCGCACTTTAGCGCGGATGAAATTACTTGGTGCAGATGGAGACCACGAAGCCATGACGGTGGAAGAAGTAGAACGTCGTATTATGCAAGGATTTGCGGTAACGCTTCGTCATTCTTCGATTCGTCCAGATTTACCAAATCTATTGAAAGGAATCGTAGAAAAACAACTACCGATATTCGACCATCTCATGATGACAACGGATGGCTCAACGCCTTCATTCCATCAGGATGGTGTGATGGATAAATGTATTCAAGTCGCATTAGATGCAGGAGTTTCACCAATCGATGCTTACCAAATGGCATCCTACAATGTTGCGCGTTATTACAATATGTCAAACTTACATGGTTTTATTGCGACGGGACGCTTTGCCTCACTAAATATTCTACAAGATGAATATCATCCAATACCGGAAAGTGTACTATCAAAAGGTGTTTGGTTAAAGCGTGATGGCGAACGGGTGCATCGTTTTGCTGACATAGATTATTCAGCAATTCCTTCTTTTGATTTGGACTTTTCGCTAACTTCTCATGATTTCCAATTTTCAATGCCATTTGGAATTGAATTAGTGAATGACGTTATAACGAAACCTTATAATTCATTGATTACACGAGAAGGGCAGCTTGCAAACCATGATGAAAGTTATTTAATGCTGATTAATCGAAATGGTAACTGGCATGTTAATACGATGATTAAAGGTTTTGCCACAAACGTTCAAGGTTTTGCCTCCTCCTATTCAAATACTGGGGATATTTTGCTTATCGGGAAAAATAAAGACGATATGCAAAAGGCATTTGAAGAGATGAAGGCAATGCGTGGAGGCATTGTGCTTGTAGAAAAAGGAGAGGTCGTAGCATCTGTTCCGTTAACTATCGGTGGTATTCTGTATCAAGGGAATATGGAGGAACTGACAGTGAAAGAGCTTGATTTAAAACAAGCATTGGCAGAACGTGGCTATCGTTTAGGAGACGCTATTTATACTTTGCTATTTTTACAATCTACACATTTGCCGTATATTCGAATAACACCAAAAGGGATTTTTGATGTCCTGAAGAATAAATTATTATTACCAGCAGTAATGCGGTAG
- a CDS encoding YgaP-like transmembrane domain, with product MMQQANLSDKNAFCRFALGTSMTAFGIAKVSRNPNCLKSRLMIALGAMKMAEGIFKYCPAKAMLNSNVETAMNTSMQSMFSGQNSMSSEQNPMSSEQIGKLMKDFSSAITGNSSDITASSSNSSDTSTSNQHSSDSKNSTTKAQNPS from the coding sequence ATGATGCAACAAGCAAATCTTAGTGATAAAAATGCCTTTTGCCGCTTTGCCCTTGGCACAAGTATGACGGCATTTGGTATCGCTAAAGTTTCAAGAAATCCTAACTGTTTGAAAAGTCGACTGATGATCGCATTAGGGGCAATGAAAATGGCTGAGGGTATTTTTAAATATTGTCCTGCAAAGGCAATGTTAAACTCAAATGTGGAAACTGCCATGAACACCTCTATGCAAAGTATGTTCAGTGGGCAAAATTCTATGTCTTCTGAACAAAATCCAATGTCCTCTGAACAAATTGGTAAGCTTATGAAGGATTTCTCCTCTGCGATTACTGGTAACTCGTCAGATATAACTGCAAGTTCTTCTAACTCATCTGACACCAGCACTTCAAACCAACATTCCTCGGACAGTAAAAATTCTACAACAAAAGCACAAAATCCTTCTTAG
- the purH gene encoding bifunctional phosphoribosylaminoimidazolecarboxamide formyltransferase/IMP cyclohydrolase: MTKRALISVSNKDGILEFAKELVALGYEILSTGGTKKMLQDNNVAVTAVDEVTKFPEILDGRVKTLNPMIHGGLLGKFDDASHQAQMNEHGIEPIEIVCVNLYPFVETISKPNVTWDDAIENIDIGGPTMLRSAAKNHQYVTVIVDSNDYATVLEELKATGATTIETRRKLAAKVFRHTAAYDSYISNHLTEEAFPESLTLTYELKQNLRYGENPHQKAAFYQKRLGSDFSLAYATQLHGKELSYNNIQDGNAALQIVKEFEMPAAVAVKHMNPCGVGTGVTLEEAFDKAYAADPTSIFGGIIALNMEVDAATAEKLSHIFLEIIIAPSFTQEALDILTQKKNIRLLTIPFEQAKKDQFNVVSVEGGLLVQEPDSYGFGDADIKVVTDREPTDKEWEALQLGWAVVKHVKSNAIVVTDSQMTLGVGAGQMNRVGAAKIAFEQAGDKAKGAALASDAFFPMSDTVEAAHAAGITAIIQPGGSIKDQDSIDKANEYGIAMVFTGVRHFKH, from the coding sequence GTGACAAAACGTGCATTAATCAGTGTTTCCAATAAAGATGGTATTTTAGAATTTGCAAAAGAATTAGTGGCATTAGGTTATGAAATTTTATCAACTGGTGGTACCAAAAAAATGTTACAGGACAATAATGTCGCAGTAACAGCAGTGGATGAAGTAACAAAATTCCCAGAAATTTTAGATGGGCGTGTAAAAACTTTAAATCCAATGATCCACGGTGGACTATTAGGGAAATTCGATGATGCTTCTCATCAAGCGCAAATGAATGAGCATGGAATTGAACCAATTGAAATTGTTTGTGTTAATCTTTACCCGTTTGTTGAAACAATTTCAAAGCCTAATGTAACATGGGATGATGCCATCGAAAATATAGATATTGGTGGTCCAACAATGCTACGTTCAGCAGCTAAAAATCATCAATATGTAACAGTAATTGTAGATAGCAATGACTATGCAACTGTATTAGAAGAACTGAAAGCAACGGGTGCTACAACGATTGAAACGCGTCGTAAGCTAGCAGCAAAAGTTTTCCGTCACACAGCAGCGTATGATTCTTATATTTCCAATCACTTAACAGAGGAAGCATTCCCAGAAAGCTTAACGCTTACTTATGAATTAAAGCAAAACTTACGTTACGGTGAAAATCCTCATCAAAAAGCAGCGTTTTATCAAAAACGTCTTGGTTCGGATTTCTCATTAGCTTATGCTACGCAATTGCACGGAAAAGAATTATCATACAATAACATTCAAGATGGTAATGCCGCACTTCAAATCGTCAAAGAATTTGAAATGCCTGCAGCAGTTGCTGTAAAGCATATGAATCCTTGTGGTGTTGGTACAGGTGTAACGCTAGAAGAAGCTTTTGACAAAGCATATGCAGCCGATCCTACATCTATTTTTGGTGGAATTATTGCATTGAACATGGAAGTAGATGCGGCAACGGCAGAAAAGTTAAGCCATATTTTCTTAGAAATAATTATTGCGCCATCTTTCACGCAAGAAGCATTAGACATTCTTACACAAAAGAAAAATATTCGCTTATTAACAATTCCATTTGAGCAAGCTAAAAAAGATCAATTTAACGTTGTCTCTGTTGAAGGTGGCTTACTTGTACAAGAGCCAGATAGCTATGGCTTTGGTGATGCAGACATTAAAGTCGTGACAGATAGAGAGCCTACTGACAAAGAATGGGAAGCATTACAACTTGGCTGGGCTGTAGTTAAACATGTAAAATCAAATGCAATCGTTGTAACAGATTCTCAAATGACATTAGGTGTTGGCGCTGGTCAAATGAACCGTGTAGGTGCTGCGAAAATCGCTTTCGAACAAGCTGGCGATAAAGCAAAAGGTGCTGCTTTAGCATCTGACGCATTCTTCCCTATGAGTGATACAGTAGAAGCGGCTCATGCGGCAGGAATTACAGCCATTATTCAACCAGGTGGCTCTATTAAAGACCAAGATTCGATTGATAAAGCAAATGAGTACGGCATTGCAATGGTGTTTACAGGCGTACGTCACTTCAAGCATTAA
- the purF gene encoding amidophosphoribosyltransferase, translating into MLAELRGLNEECGVFGIWGNPNPAHLSYYGLHALQHRGQEGAGIVVSDGLHLRAVKGEGLVNDVFNEEKLKAVDGKAAIAHVRYTTAGGGGIENVQPLLFHSSTGSLSIAHNGNLVNATHLKQYLERQGSIFHSSSDTEVLAHLIKKSSHSPFRAKVKNALSLLKGAYSFLIMTKDEMLVARDPHGLRPLSLGKLGDGWVVASETCAFDLIGAEFIRSVEPGELLIINDEGVKSDRFADMENRAMCAMEYVYLARPDSDIDGINVHMARKRMGKQLARECAHIEADVVTGVPDSSISAAIGFAEESGIPYELGLIKNRYVGRTFIQPTQELRERGVKMKLSPVVQVVKGKRVIMVDDSIVRGTTSRRIVKMLKDAGAAEVHVVISSPPMTDPCYYGIDTSTHEELIASSHSVDEIRDAIGADSLTFLSVEGMVETIARPFEDENKGLCLACFTSKYPTEIFPDTILPHEKELLR; encoded by the coding sequence ATGCTTGCTGAACTCAGAGGCTTAAACGAAGAATGTGGGGTGTTTGGTATTTGGGGTAACCCAAATCCAGCACACCTTAGTTATTACGGGCTTCATGCTCTTCAACACCGTGGACAAGAAGGTGCTGGTATCGTCGTTTCTGACGGTCTACACCTACGCGCGGTGAAAGGCGAAGGATTAGTAAATGATGTTTTCAACGAAGAGAAATTAAAAGCTGTGGACGGAAAAGCGGCAATTGCCCATGTTCGTTATACGACTGCTGGCGGTGGCGGAATCGAAAATGTACAGCCATTACTATTTCATTCATCAACAGGTAGCCTTTCAATTGCTCATAACGGTAACTTAGTCAATGCGACACACTTAAAACAGTATTTAGAGCGTCAAGGTAGTATTTTCCACTCTAGCTCAGATACAGAAGTGTTAGCGCATCTTATTAAGAAAAGCTCGCATTCACCATTCCGAGCAAAGGTGAAAAATGCCCTTTCGTTATTAAAGGGAGCGTATTCATTCTTAATTATGACCAAAGATGAAATGCTTGTTGCACGTGATCCACATGGTCTACGTCCTCTATCTCTTGGAAAACTAGGAGACGGTTGGGTTGTTGCTTCTGAAACTTGTGCTTTTGATTTAATAGGAGCAGAGTTTATACGTTCTGTGGAACCAGGTGAATTATTAATAATAAACGATGAAGGTGTAAAATCAGATCGTTTTGCAGATATGGAAAATCGCGCAATGTGTGCGATGGAGTATGTATACTTAGCACGTCCTGATTCAGATATTGATGGCATTAATGTGCATATGGCACGTAAACGTATGGGGAAACAACTCGCACGTGAATGCGCACATATTGAAGCGGATGTCGTAACTGGTGTACCTGACTCAAGTATTTCAGCAGCAATTGGCTTTGCTGAAGAAAGCGGTATTCCATATGAGCTAGGGTTAATAAAGAACCGCTATGTTGGTCGTACATTCATTCAACCGACCCAAGAATTGCGTGAACGTGGTGTAAAAATGAAGCTGTCACCTGTTGTGCAAGTTGTCAAAGGGAAACGCGTTATAATGGTGGATGATTCGATTGTTCGTGGTACAACATCACGCCGTATTGTCAAAATGCTAAAGGATGCAGGTGCAGCAGAGGTGCATGTTGTTATTTCTTCTCCACCAATGACGGACCCTTGTTATTACGGTATTGATACTTCGACACATGAAGAGCTGATTGCTTCAAGTCATAGTGTGGATGAAATAAGAGACGCAATTGGTGCTGATTCACTAACATTCCTTTCAGTTGAAGGCATGGTCGAAACGATCGCACGTCCATTTGAGGATGAAAATAAAGGTCTTTGCTTAGCATGTTTTACAAGCAAATACCCAACAGAAATTTTCCCAGATACAATCTTACCACACGAAAAAGAACTGTTACGCTAA
- the purN gene encoding phosphoribosylglycinamide formyltransferase, with translation MTAPVKIAVFASGSGSNFQAIQEAIKRGELHAKVELVVTDKPAAFVVTRAEKFGIPVLALNPKEFASKADYETAIIEALRECGVQWIVLAGYMRLISEVLLAAYPQRIVNIHPSLLPSFPGKDAIGQAIKHGVKVTGVTVHFVDEGMDTGPIIAQAAVAVIEGDREATEMAIHQQEHVLYTKALQQLLK, from the coding sequence ATGACTGCACCAGTAAAAATTGCCGTCTTTGCTTCAGGGAGCGGCAGTAATTTTCAAGCAATTCAAGAAGCGATTAAACGTGGCGAACTACATGCTAAAGTGGAGCTTGTTGTGACAGATAAGCCTGCTGCATTTGTTGTGACGCGTGCTGAAAAATTTGGTATCCCCGTCCTAGCTTTAAATCCAAAAGAATTTGCATCGAAAGCAGACTACGAAACGGCGATTATTGAAGCCTTACGTGAATGTGGTGTGCAGTGGATTGTACTTGCAGGGTATATGCGTCTAATTAGCGAAGTATTATTGGCGGCATATCCACAGCGTATTGTGAATATCCACCCTTCATTGTTACCATCCTTCCCAGGAAAAGATGCTATTGGACAAGCAATCAAACATGGTGTGAAAGTGACGGGTGTTACAGTGCATTTTGTAGATGAAGGCATGGATACAGGGCCTATTATTGCACAGGCTGCCGTTGCTGTTATCGAAGGTGATCGTGAGGCAACTGAAATGGCCATTCATCAGCAAGAGCATGTGTTATATACAAAAGCATTACAACAATTATTAAAGTAA